The nucleotide window GATGGCGTCAGGCCACTCCCGAGCAGCGCGAGACGCTCGTCAGCGAGTTTCGCAACCTGCTCGTGCGCACCTACGGCAGTTCGCTCACCAAGTACAAGAACGAGACGGTCGAGTTCAAGCCCTTCAAGATGGAGCCGCAAGCCACCGACGTCACCGTGAAAAGCCAGATCATGCGCACCGACGGCGGGCAGCCGATCGCCGTCGACTACAGCATGGAAAAGACGCCCAACGGCTGGAAGGTGTACGACGTCACCGTCGAGGCGGTGAGCCTCGTCACCACCTATCGCGGCTCGTTCTCCGACGAGGTGCAGCGTTCCGGCATCGACGGCCTCATCGCCAGCCTGCAGCAGAAGAATCGTGACGCCGCGGCGGCCAGGGCGGCGCCGGCCAAATGATCGATCGCGACGGCGACCGCTTCCGCGTGCACGGTCCGCTGACCCTGCGCTCGGCGGCCGCACTGCTCCGGCGCGGCCGCGAGCT belongs to Betaproteobacteria bacterium and includes:
- a CDS encoding ABC transporter substrate-binding protein, which produces MKHVIFSFLLGIFLASATGMAAADLPPDVLAKTTTDEVLEVLRNNQDIRTDPKRVTELVEAKVLPNFDFNKMTRLAVGKGWRQATPEQRETLVSEFRNLLVRTYGSSLTKYKNETVEFKPFKMEPQATDVTVKSQIMRTDGGQPIAVDYSMEKTPNGWKVYDVTVEAVSLVTTYRGSFSDEVQRSGIDGLIASLQQKNRDAAAARAAPAK